The following are from one region of the Lolium rigidum isolate FL_2022 unplaced genomic scaffold, APGP_CSIRO_Lrig_0.1 contig_67670_1, whole genome shotgun sequence genome:
- the LOC124682089 gene encoding uncharacterized protein LOC124682089 — MGWLRSIVSPLRKLWCNMNTVPRKKRGIYILYDDVKSCQCEDVHVLWSILMESHGLPPPTPTTVLRLTR; from the exons ATGGGGTGGCTCCGCTCCATCGTCTCCCCGCTCAGGAAGCTCTGGTGCAACATGAACACAGTGCCGCGCAAGA AGAGAGGGATCTACATCCTCTACGACGACGTCAAGTCGTGCCAATGCGAGGACGTGCACGTGCTCTGGTCCATCCTCATGGAGTCCCACGGCCTGCCGCCTCCGACGCCCACCACCGTGCTCAGGCTCACGCGGTGA